A genomic window from Pseudonocardia broussonetiae includes:
- a CDS encoding tripartite tricarboxylate transporter permease, producing MIDSLNSLMGGFAAALTPGNLLFAAVGVLLGTAIGVLPGIGPAMAVALLLPVTYAFDPTGAFILFAGIYFGAMFGGSTTSILLNTPGESASVVAAIEGNPMARQGRGAQALAAAAIGHFVGGIVGAIGIVLLAPLVASVAVDIGAPDYFAIMVLAFVAVTAVLGTSRIRGFAALAIGLTIGLVGLDPISGQPRLTFGVPQLADGIDVIIVAVGLFAVGEALWVAAHLRRTQDQVIPVGRPWLSREDLKHTWKPWLRGPFIGFTFGSIPAGGAEMSTFMSYVTERKLSKRPELFGKGAIEGVAGPEAAASASSAGTLSTMLTLGLPTTAIAAVMLAAFQQFGIQPGPLLFVNEPDLVWTLIASLFIGLVLLLVLNLPLAPVWAKLLQIPRPYLYAGILFFACVGAYAVSGQPVDLIVLLVIGGIGFLMRRYGLPVLPAIIGVILGPDAELQLRRALQISDGDWSTLVSTPLSIIVYMVIAALLLFPVVRKVVGRRNAPEKESASV from the coding sequence ATGATCGACTCGCTCAACTCGCTGATGGGCGGCTTCGCCGCCGCCCTGACGCCGGGCAACCTGCTCTTCGCCGCGGTCGGGGTCCTGCTGGGCACCGCGATCGGCGTGCTCCCGGGCATCGGCCCGGCCATGGCGGTGGCGCTGCTGCTGCCCGTCACCTACGCCTTCGACCCGACCGGCGCGTTCATCCTGTTCGCCGGCATCTACTTCGGCGCCATGTTCGGCGGCTCGACGACCTCGATCCTGCTCAACACCCCCGGCGAGTCCGCGTCGGTCGTCGCGGCGATCGAGGGCAACCCGATGGCCCGGCAGGGGCGCGGGGCGCAGGCGCTCGCCGCGGCCGCGATCGGGCACTTCGTCGGCGGGATCGTCGGGGCGATCGGCATCGTGCTGCTCGCACCGCTCGTCGCCTCGGTGGCCGTCGACATCGGCGCGCCCGACTACTTCGCGATCATGGTGCTGGCGTTCGTCGCCGTCACCGCGGTGCTGGGCACCTCGCGGATCCGCGGGTTCGCCGCGCTGGCCATCGGCCTGACGATCGGCCTGGTCGGCCTCGACCCGATCTCCGGGCAGCCCCGGCTCACGTTCGGCGTGCCGCAGCTCGCCGACGGCATCGACGTCATCATCGTCGCGGTCGGGCTGTTCGCCGTCGGCGAGGCGCTGTGGGTGGCGGCGCACCTGCGCCGCACCCAGGACCAGGTCATCCCGGTCGGGCGCCCGTGGCTCTCCCGCGAGGACCTCAAGCACACGTGGAAGCCGTGGCTGCGCGGCCCGTTCATCGGGTTCACGTTCGGCTCGATCCCGGCCGGTGGCGCCGAGATGTCGACGTTCATGTCGTACGTGACCGAGCGGAAGCTCTCCAAGCGCCCCGAGCTGTTCGGCAAGGGCGCGATCGAGGGCGTCGCCGGTCCGGAGGCTGCGGCCTCGGCCTCGTCGGCGGGGACGCTGTCGACGATGCTGACGCTCGGCCTGCCGACCACCGCGATCGCGGCCGTCATGCTGGCGGCGTTCCAGCAGTTCGGCATCCAGCCGGGCCCGCTGCTGTTCGTCAACGAGCCCGACCTGGTGTGGACGCTCATCGCGAGCCTGTTCATCGGGCTGGTGCTGCTGCTGGTGCTCAACCTGCCGCTGGCCCCGGTGTGGGCGAAGCTGCTGCAGATCCCGCGGCCCTACCTCTACGCCGGCATCCTGTTCTTCGCCTGCGTCGGGGCGTACGCGGTGAGCGGCCAGCCCGTCGACCTGATCGTGCTGCTGGTGATCGGCGGCATCGGGTTCCTCATGCGCCGCTACGGCCTGCCGGTGCTGCCCGCGATCATCGGCGTCATCCTCGGCCCGGACGCGGAGCTGCAGCTGCGCCGGGCCCTGCAGATCTCCGACGGCGACTGGTCGACGCTGGTCTCCACGCCGCTGTCGATCATCGTGTACATGGTGATCGCCGCCCTGCTGCTGTTCCCGGTGGTGCGGAAGGTCGTGGGCCGGCGGAACGCGCCGGAGAAGGAGAGCGCGTCGGTCTGA